In the genome of Pempheris klunzingeri isolate RE-2024b chromosome 3, fPemKlu1.hap1, whole genome shotgun sequence, one region contains:
- the smim18 gene encoding small integral membrane protein 18 → MANITTTIHPSNLPWHQEAAPLSHVSLQVQEVYPFHDGWNVACFIILLLFILTVLSLAALAVLYELLDCGCCAKGKTHQQLQEEGPGSCSKLMTSICKEPASHTEVV, encoded by the coding sequence ATGGCCAACATCACCACCACTATACACCCAAGCAATCTGCCATGGCACCAAGAGGCGGCCCCTCTCTCCCATGTCTCCTTGCAGGTCCAGGAGGTGTACCCGTTCCATGATGGCTGGAATGTGGCCTGCTTCATCATCCTTTTACTGTTCATCCTCACTGTCCTGTCTCTGGCTGCCTTGGCCGTGCTCTATGAGCTACTGGACTGCGGGTGCTGTGCCAAAGGGAAGACACATCAGCAGCTACAGGAGGAGGGGCCGGGAAGCTGCAGCAAGCTCATGACCAGCATCTGCAAGGAGCCAGCATCCCACACTGAAGTAGTATAG